Proteins encoded together in one Macadamia integrifolia cultivar HAES 741 chromosome 8, SCU_Mint_v3, whole genome shotgun sequence window:
- the LOC122086419 gene encoding uncharacterized protein LOC122086419 isoform X1, with the protein MKTSASSPIPSEMRAWLYGEYGSFNVLKFDSKVTVPDVEDQALHKVVAAALNPVDGKRMGKFKATDSPLPASDKNEKVIAYEIEALPIIGTPTRTQTAFAEMMDINNGDYGICWCSFQKKWVSGASVQILKRQAEFLEHYCGIQPQRYLNPDKNGALQHPNKSKDEFKNCRIKLLLL; encoded by the exons ATGAAGACATCTGCAAGTTCTCCCATACCGTCAGAAATGAGGGCTTGGCTCTATGGGGAGTATGGGAGCTTCAACGTTCTTAAATTTGATTCCAAAGTTACGGTGCCTGATGTGGAGGACCAAGCACTGCATAAGGTTGTTGCTGCGGCACTTAACCCTGTTGATGGCAAGAGGATGGGCAAGTTCAAGGCTACTGACTCTCCTTTGCCT GCGTCTGACAAAAATGAGAAAGTGATCGCATATGAAATTGAAGCCTTGCCAATAATAGGGACACCTACAAGAACACAGACTGCATTTGCTGAAATGATGGACATAAACAATGGTGATTACG GGATTTGTTGGTGCTCCTTTCAAAAGAAGTGG GTTTCTGGAGCCTCTGTCCAAATCCTAAAGAGACAAGCAGAGTTTTTGGAGCACTACTGTGGAATTCAACCTCAAAGATATCTTAATCCTGATAAAAAT GGGGCTTTGCAGCATCCAAATAAATCAAAGGACGAGTTTAAGAATTGTCGCATCAAACTTCTACTTCTGTAA
- the LOC122086419 gene encoding uncharacterized protein LOC122086419 isoform X2, whose amino-acid sequence MKTSASSPIPSEMRAWLYGEYGSFNVLKFDSKVTVPDVEDQALHKVVAAALNPVDGKRMGKFKATDSPLPASDKNEKVIAYEIEALPIIGTPTRTQTAFAEMMDINNGDYGNSVNGKLGICWCSFQKKWVYTQKMFMPSYIS is encoded by the exons ATGAAGACATCTGCAAGTTCTCCCATACCGTCAGAAATGAGGGCTTGGCTCTATGGGGAGTATGGGAGCTTCAACGTTCTTAAATTTGATTCCAAAGTTACGGTGCCTGATGTGGAGGACCAAGCACTGCATAAGGTTGTTGCTGCGGCACTTAACCCTGTTGATGGCAAGAGGATGGGCAAGTTCAAGGCTACTGACTCTCCTTTGCCT GCGTCTGACAAAAATGAGAAAGTGATCGCATATGAAATTGAAGCCTTGCCAATAATAGGGACACCTACAAGAACACAGACTGCATTTGCTGAAATGATGGACATAAACAATGGTGATTACGGTAATTCAGTTAATGGGAAGTTAG GGATTTGTTGGTGCTCCTTTCAAAAGAAGTGGGTATATACCCAAAAAATGTTTATGCCTTCTTATATTTCCTGA